Within the Gracilinema caldarium DSM 7334 genome, the region AATGATAAATTCGAATTCCTTTAATAGTTATTTAACACAGTTGTGGGATAGTTTGCTTGCTATGAAAACTTTAGAAGCCAAGGGAACCTTGCTTTCCCAAATAAATCCACAGAAACGGTACTCCAACTCGATTCTCACCATAGCAAATTATCTGTGGTATGTATCGGAATCGGCCAAGGTGCTTGAATTGACCGATGAATTATTATTGTTTCCTGAAGTTTCCGTTTTTGCAGTAATTGATAAAAATGGCAAATATCTGGGTTTGGTTGAACGGGATGAACTTTTTACTTTAGTGGGGAAACCCTTTGGAAGAGAGGTGCTTCAACGAAGCCTAATTAAAGAATTGATGCAATCAATTAACCCCTTCGATGCAAGATTGCACTTTCTTACTGTGGCGCAATATTTGCATCAAATGGATGAAGGAACTTCCTCTAAAACAGACGATGGAATCCCAAGAGATAAGATCACCCGGTTTTTTCCACTCGTAAATGAATATGGACAATTTCAAGGGATTTTTTCTCGTTATGATCTGCATGAGTATCTAGCTACAATTACGAGAAATGATATTGAACTAGCTGGTACCATTCAGGATCGGCTCTTATCGAATAAGTTTTTACAAAAAGATACTTATTCAATTATCGGCTGGTCCCGTTCTGCAAAAGGTGTTGGCGGTGATTTTTATTATGTTCAAGAAATTTATAAAGAGATGCTATTTGCGACCCTCTGTGATGTTTCCGGAAAAGGAGTGTCTGCTTCATTAATAGTATCAATGCTTTGGGGGATGTTAAAAACCTACGATTTTAGACGGGGCTTACGCGATCTTATCGTTACAATCAATAAAGCAATTGTATCAACATTCCATATGGAAAAATACCTTACTGGATTTTTTATGTTCTTTGATCAAGAGCATTCAAAACTGCTATGTGCAGATATGGGCCATTCTCATGTCTATTTAATTCGTAATAATGATATAAGAGCTTTAAAGGGGCGTCTGCTAAACCTTCCTATAGGTATAGATTTGGAGATTGCTCCTTCGCTTATGGGAATCACTTTACAAAAGGGAGATCGTCTTTTTATTTATACCGATGGTATAACAGAACAAGTTAATGGATCTGGCGAAGAATTTGGAGAAGAACGATTAAAGACCTTTTTACGTACCTTGCCAGCTAATGAACAACAGATAACCAACGTACTGATCGAACAGATTGATCAATTTAGGGAAGGCGTCCCTCAGCAGGATGATATGTCGTTTCTTTTATTCACCTATACGGCTTGATCTCATTTGTTGAGTTTTGTGCAAAAGTCCAGATCCCCAAACGGTAGTTCTGTTTCGTCCTCGTTGTTTTGATTGATATAGAGCTTGATCTGCCCGTTGTATTAGTGCATCTGAATCCAATTGTTCTGAACCGTCATAAATAGCAACACCAAGGCTAATGGTAACCTGTGGTAGATTTTGTTCCCATGGGATGTTCAATGAGGCTACTGCCGTTCGAAGCCGCTCAGCAACAATCCATGCCGACGCGCGATTCGTTTCTGGAAGTAAAATGGTAAATTCCTCACCACCAAAACGAGATGGAATATCTTGGCTTCTTAGGTTCTTTTGAATAACACCCGCAAGATGTTCCAAAACAGCATCACCTGCAAGATGTCCATAGGTATCATTAAAATGTTTGAATTTATCTACATCCATAATGATAAGTGCAAAGGGTTGGTGAAGCCGGTTCGAGCGTGCCATTTCATCTTTTAGTCGAACTATAAAGAATCCATGATTGTACAGACCTGTTTTCCCATCTCGAACTGAATATTGATAATGAATATAATTTTGTATAGCCAGGCTGGTAAAGGACATAAGTTTATCTAAAAAGGATAATTCATGAAGTGCGTACTGTTCTTCAAGTAGTTTAGGGCCAATAAGAATGAGTCCATATAGACCTGATGGCCCTAAGATTGGGATTACAAGATCAGGTTTTTGTTGTTTCATTGGCTCAGTAACCGATGGATTGTTGAGTTGGTATTCCAACAAATCAAAACTAATTGGCTGGGAATATTGTTTAAAAAAGCTTTCAAAGGGTGATAAATCTTCTAGTTGTAAAGGTGTTTCAAAGGTCTTAAAATTTTGATACCCCCGGATGACCAAATCCTTGTGGTTGCTAGATGGTCTCCAGAGGAAGATGAGGAAAGATGGTAAAAAACGATCAGATATTTCTTTTACTGTACTTTCTAAAATTTCATCTATGGTTTTGCTATTTAGAATTGTTTTTGCCGCATTGATAATTGCCTCATAATTACGAATGTCCTTTTTAAGTATATCTATATAATGAAATACACCCAGTTCCTGAAGCTGATTGTATTGACTTAATACTTTGGGATTTTTCAGGAATTCATCCGTATCCTGCATAAGCCTTACCTAAGTGAGAGAGAAATTATCGGCTACGGTTCTACGCCAGGGGGCCCGTTTTTCCTTATCTTCCCATTGGATAATTCGTTTTATTACAAAAT harbors:
- a CDS encoding SpoIIE family protein phosphatase, with protein sequence MKTLEAKGTLLSQINPQKRYSNSILTIANYLWYVSESAKVLELTDELLLFPEVSVFAVIDKNGKYLGLVERDELFTLVGKPFGREVLQRSLIKELMQSINPFDARLHFLTVAQYLHQMDEGTSSKTDDGIPRDKITRFFPLVNEYGQFQGIFSRYDLHEYLATITRNDIELAGTIQDRLLSNKFLQKDTYSIIGWSRSAKGVGGDFYYVQEIYKEMLFATLCDVSGKGVSASLIVSMLWGMLKTYDFRRGLRDLIVTINKAIVSTFHMEKYLTGFFMFFDQEHSKLLCADMGHSHVYLIRNNDIRALKGRLLNLPIGIDLEIAPSLMGITLQKGDRLFIYTDGITEQVNGSGEEFGEERLKTFLRTLPANEQQITNVLIEQIDQFREGVPQQDDMSFLLFTYTA
- a CDS encoding GGDEF domain-containing protein, whose protein sequence is MQDTDEFLKNPKVLSQYNQLQELGVFHYIDILKKDIRNYEAIINAAKTILNSKTIDEILESTVKEISDRFLPSFLIFLWRPSSNHKDLVIRGYQNFKTFETPLQLEDLSPFESFFKQYSQPISFDLLEYQLNNPSVTEPMKQQKPDLVIPILGPSGLYGLILIGPKLLEEQYALHELSFLDKLMSFTSLAIQNYIHYQYSVRDGKTGLYNHGFFIVRLKDEMARSNRLHQPFALIIMDVDKFKHFNDTYGHLAGDAVLEHLAGVIQKNLRSQDIPSRFGGEEFTILLPETNRASAWIVAERLRTAVASLNIPWEQNLPQVTISLGVAIYDGSEQLDSDALIQRADQALYQSKQRGRNRTTVWGSGLLHKTQQMRSSRIGE